A single region of the Penaeus monodon isolate SGIC_2016 chromosome 18, NSTDA_Pmon_1, whole genome shotgun sequence genome encodes:
- the LOC119584240 gene encoding metallothionein-1 — protein sequence MPGPCCIDKCECAEGGCKTGCVCKSCRCEPCEKCTTGCSCPSKEDCAKTCPKPCKCCP from the exons ATGCCTGGTCCCTGCTGCATTG ATAAATGCGAGTGCGCCGAGGGAGGCTGCAAGACAGGATGCGTGTGCAAGAGCTGTCGCTGTGAACCCTGTGAGAAAT GCACAACGGGGTGTTCTTGTCCCTCGAAGGAGGACTGTGCCAAGACTTGCCCCAAGCCATGCAAGTGTTGTCCATAG